In a single window of the Sylvia atricapilla isolate bSylAtr1 chromosome 20, bSylAtr1.pri, whole genome shotgun sequence genome:
- the SEZ6 gene encoding seizure protein 6 homolog isoform X1, protein MGPPPALLLPLLAALLRAPAHGFNGLARKTGESAEVEPTALPTPAEREAEARFVSTAPTLKILNHHPLLEDLLHEAFLKKDYLAQAPFLPAAAGPLLPAGALQPAPGPPEPEPSPRTPALPRPAFPTDPLTTPAGRPGPWGEAWGAVPGADPSWSPSGVPESSTASPSQAPTTASTSLAPRAVATVVPGDEEGTTTTSTITTTTVTTLQGPAPCNRTLAGPEGWLVSPEPTGVPYDGSLDCTYTISVYPGYGVELKVENISLAEGETLTVESAGGLEPNLLANESFLLRGQIIRSPANLLTLRFQSPRPPSPGSYHFHYQAYLLSCPFPARPAFGEVSVSSLHPGGDARFRCSTGYQLQGARRLVCRNATRPFWSAREPLCLAACGGVVRNATVGRIVSPGFPGNYSNNLTCHWLLEAPEGHRLHLHFEKVSLAEDDDRLIIRNGNNVEAPPVYDSYEVEYLPIEGLLSTGRHFFVELTTDSSGAAAGMALRYEAFEQGHCYEPFVKYGNFTASDPRYPVGTTVEFSCDPGYTLEQGSTIIECVDPSDPQWNETEPACRAVCSGELTDTAGVVLSPNWPEAYGKGQDCIWGLHVEEDKRIMLDVRVLRLGSGDMLTFYDGDDLTARILGQYTGARGRFKLYASTADVTVQFQSDPGAGAFAYRQGFVIHFSEVPRNDTCPELPDIANGWKTSSQPELLHGTVVTFHCYPGFQLIGTDLLMCHWDLTWSGDLPSCERVTTCRDPGDAEHSRRVVSNPKFPVGATVQYVCDKGYVLAGAGTLTCHDRAAGGPKWSDRLPKCIPETYEPCHNPGVPAGGRQNPERRLYPAGATLHFSCTAGRALLGESSLRCLPGHPSRWSGSPPICKAASYDEFYSNRNLDAVAKAVPSGTTLEGTNVAIAVFLPVLVVALLIGGIYLYFSKLQGKPALQLPLAGSHPYDHITVESAFDNPTYETGSVFFAGHEGI, encoded by the exons ATGGGCCCGCCGCCCGCGCTGCTCCTGCCGCTCCTCGCCGCGCTGCTCCGCGCCCCGGCACACG GCTTCAACGGGCTGGCGAGGAAGACAGGGGAGAGCGCTGAGGTGGAGCCGACGGCGCTGCCCACGCCGGCGGAGCGGGAGGCGGAGGCTCGCTTTGTGAGCACGGCGCCCACGCTCAAGATCCTCAACCATCACCCGCTGCTGGAGGACCTGCTGCACGAAGCCTTCCTGAAGAAGGACTACCTGGCCCAGGCGCCATTCCTGCCTGCTGCCGCCGGCCCCCTCCTCCCTGCCGGTGCCCTCCAGCCGGCCCCCGGCCCCCCAGAACCCGAGCCCTCTCCCCGCacccccgccctgccccggcccGCCTTCCCCACTGACCCGCTGACCACACCAGCGGGGCGCCCCGGGCCATGGGGGGAGGCGTGGGGGGCTGTGCCAGGCGCAGACCCCTCATGGTCGCCCTCTGGGGTGCCAGAATCAAGCACTGCATCCCCCAGCCAGGCACCCACCACGGCCAGCACGTCCCTGGCACCCCGTGCCGTGGCCACCGTGGTGCCTGGGGATGAGGAGgggaccaccaccacctccaccatcaccaccaccactgtCACCACGCTGCAGGGGCCAG CTCCCTGCAACCGGACGCTGGCGGGTCCCGAGGGCTGgctggtgtccccagagccaaCCGGTGTCCCCTATGATGGCAGCCTGGACTGCACCTACACCATCTCTGTTTACCCTGGCTATGGTGTGGAGCTCAAG GTAGAGAACATCAGCCTGGCAGAAGGGGAGACGCTGACGGTGGAGAGCGCGGGAGGCCTGGAGCCCAACCTCCTGGCCAACGAGTCCTTCCTGCTGCGGGGCCAGATCATCCGCAGCCCAGCCAACCTCCTCACCCTCCGCTTCCAGAGCCCCCggcctcccagccctggctcctaCCACTTTCATTACCAAG CCTACCTGCTGAGCTGTCCCTTCCCGGCACGGCCGGCTTTCGGGGAGGTCTCCGTCAGCAGCCTGCACCCTGGTGGGGACGCCCGTTTCCGCTGCTCCACGGGATACCAACTGCAGGGGGCCCGCCGGCTCGTCTGCCGCAACGCCACCCGCCCCTTCTGGAGCGCCCGTGAGCCCCTCTGTCTCG CGGCGTGCGGCGGGGTGGTCCGGAATGCCACGGTGGGACGCATTGTCTCGCCGGGCTTTCCCGGGAACTACAGCAACAACCTGACGTGCCACTGGCTGCTGGAGGCGCCGGAGGGCCACCGCCTGCACCTCCACTTTGAAAAGGTGTCACTGGCAGAGGACGATGACAG GCTCATCATCCGCAACGGCAACAACGTGGAGGCACCGCCGGTGTACGACTCCTACGAGGTGGAGTACCTGCCCATCGAGGGGCTGCTCAGCACCGGGCGCCACTTCTTCGTGGAGCTCACCACCGACAGCAGCGGGGCCGCTGCGGGCATGGCGCTGCGCTATGAGG CCTTTGAGCAGGGGCATTGCTACGAGCCCTTCGTCAAGTATGGGAACTTCACGGCCAGCGATCCCCGGTACCCCGTGGGCACCACGGTGGAGTTCAGCTGTGACCCAGGCTACACGCTGGAGCAAGGCTCCACCATCATCGAGTGTGTGGACCCGAGTGACCCGCAGTGGAATGAGACAGAACCAGCCTGCCGTG CGGTGTGCAGCGGGGAGCTGACGGACACGGCCGGAGTGGTGCTGTCACCCAACTGGCCAGAGGCGTACGGCAAGGGCCAGGACTGCATCTGGGGGCTGCACGTGGAGGAGGACAAGCGCATCATGCTGGATGTCCGCGT gctgcgGCTGGGCTCGGGGGACATGCTGACCTTCTATGATGGGGACGACCTGACGGCGCGCATCCTGGGCCAGTACACGGGCGCCCGTGGCCGCTTCAAGCTCTACGCATCCACTGCTGATGTCACTGTCCAGTTCCAGTCTGACCCTGGTGCCGGTGCCTTTGCCTATCGGCAGGGCTTTGTCATCCACTTCTCCG AGGTTCCCCGGAATGACACCTGCCCCGAGCTGCCGGACATCGCCAATGGCTGGAAGACGTCCTCACAGCCAGAACTTCTCCATGGCACTGTGGTCACCTTCCATTGCTACCCTGGCTTCCAGCTGATAGGCACTGACCTCCTGATGTGTCACTGGGACCTGACGTGGAGTGGTGACCTGCCCTCCTGCGAGCGGG TGACAACCTGCCGGGACCCTGGGGATGCTGAGCACAGCCGCAGGGTGGTCTCCAACCCTAAATTCCCGGTGGGAGCCACCGTGCAGTACGTCTGTGACAAGGGCTATGTCCTGGCGGGCGCTGGGACCCTCACCTGCCATGACCGTGCTGCGGGGGGACCCAAGTGGAGTGACCGCCTCCCCAAGTGCATCC CGGAGACCTACGAGCCCTGCCACAACCCCGGCGTgccggcgggcgggcggcagAACCCGGAGCGGCGGCTGTACCCGGCGGGAGCCACCCTACACTTCTCCTGCACCGCCGGCCGGGCGCTGCTGGGCGAGAGCAGCCTGCGCTGCCTGCCCGGACACCCCTCACGCTGGAGCGGCTCCCCTCCCATCTGCAAGGCGG CCTCCTACGATGAGTTTTACAGTAACCGCAACCTGGATG CTGTGGCCAAGGCCGTGCCCTCGGGGACAACGCTGGAGGGCACCAACGTTGCCATCGCTGTCTTCCTGCCCGTGCTGGTGGTGGCCCTGCTCATCGGGGGCATTTATCTCTACTTCTCCAA GCTCCAGGGgaagccagccctgcagctgccccttgCTGGCTCCCACCCCTATGACCATATCACCGTGGAGTCGGCTTTTGACAATCCCACCTACGAGACAGGA tctgttttctttgcaggaCACGAGGGAATATGA
- the PIPOX gene encoding peroxisomal sarcosine oxidase translates to MAAPSQPQKSTYDVIVIGAGIQGSYTAYHLAQRHKDTLLLEQFLLPHSRGSSHGQSRIIRSAYPEEYYSRMMPESFRLWQQLEAETGTTLYRQTGLVVLGPPGEPELEACRRSLGVDEVLDAAALAQRFPGFRLQAGQVAVLDTTAGVLFADRALRAVQEAFRRHGGALRDGEKVLRIEPGATVTVTTTAGVYKAPRLIITAGAWTGAFVEQLGLRLPLQPLRIDVCYWREKQPGSAGLGSVSPCFLTLGLSQAPHGIYGLPSIEYPGLMKVCHHHGSPIDPEKRDQVPSSAPRPDIGILSSFISSYLPGLETQPAVRETCLYTNTPDEDFILDRHPKFSNIVIGAGFSGHGFKMAPVVGKLLCQLSLGEKPSYDMAHFSITRFPGVLRAAQ, encoded by the exons ATGGCTGCCCCAAGCCAGCCCCAGAAGTCCACCTACGATGTCATTGTCATTGGGGCCGGCATCCAGGGCTCTTACACTGCCTACCACCTGGCCCAGCGCCACAAGGACACTCTGTTGCTGGAGCAG TTCCTCCTGCCCCACTCTCGGGGCAGCTCGCATGGGCAGAGCCGCATCATCCGCAGCGCCTACCCCGAGGAGTACTACTCCCGCATGATGCCCGAAAGCTTCcgcctctggcagcagctggaggccgAGACCGGCACCACCCTCTACAG GCAGACGGGATTGGTGGTGCTGGGGCCGCCGGGAGAGCCGGAGCTGGAGGCCTGCAGGAGGAGCCTGGGTGTTGACGAAGTCCTCGACGCCGCGGCGCTGGCTCAGCGCTTCCCTGGCTTCCGGCTGCAGGCTGGCCAGGTGGCCGTGCTGGACACCACCGCCGGGGTGCTCTTCGCTGACCGGGCACTGCGGGCAGTGCAG GAAGCCTTTCGCCGACATGGGGGCGCCCTGCGGGATGGGGAGAAGGTGCTGCGCATCGAACCCGGGGCCACGGTCACTGTCACTACCACTGCTGGGGTGTACAAAGCCCCCCGGCTCATCATCACGGCTGGAGCCTGGACCGGTGCCTTCGTGGAACAGCTGGGTCTCCGTCTGCCACTGCAG CCCCTGCGCATCGATGTCTGCTACTGGAGGGAGAAGCAACCTGGGAGTGCTGGCTTGGGCAGTGTCAGTCCCTGCTTCTTGACCCTGGGGCTGAGCCAAGCCCCCCATGGCATCTATGGGCTGCCCTCCATTGAGTACCCAGGTCTGATGAag GTGTGCCACCACCATGGCAGCCCCATTGACCCAGAGAAGCGGGATCAGGTCCCCTCGAGTGCCCCCCGCCCTGACATCGGCATCCTGAGCAGCTTCATCAGCAGCTATCTGCCCGGGCTGGAGACCCAGCCAGCGGTGAGAGAGACCTGCCTCTACACG AACACTCCAGATGAAGATTTCATCCTGGACCGGCATCCCAAGTTCAGCAACATCGTCATTGGTGCTGGCTTCTCAG GCCATGGGTTCAAGATGGCGCCAGTGGTGGGGAAGTTGCTGTGTCAGCTGAGTCTGGGCGAGAAGCCATCCTACGACATGGCCCACTTCTCCATCACTCGTTTCCCCGGTGTGCTTAGGGCTGCACAGTAG
- the SEZ6 gene encoding seizure protein 6 homolog isoform X2, with translation MGPPPALLLPLLAALLRAPAHGFNGLARKTGESAEVEPTALPTPAEREAEARFVSTAPTLKILNHHPLLEDLLHEAFLKKDYLAQAPFLPAAAGPLLPAGALQPAPGPPEPEPSPRTPALPRPAFPTDPLTTPAGRPGPWGEAWGAVPGADPSWSPSGVPESSTASPSQAPTTASTSLAPRAVATVVPGDEEGTTTTSTITTTTVTTLQGPAPCNRTLAGPEGWLVSPEPTGVPYDGSLDCTYTISVYPGYGVELKVENISLAEGETLTVESAGGLEPNLLANESFLLRGQIIRSPANLLTLRFQSPRPPSPGSYHFHYQAYLLSCPFPARPAFGEVSVSSLHPGGDARFRCSTGYQLQGARRLVCRNATRPFWSAREPLCLAACGGVVRNATVGRIVSPGFPGNYSNNLTCHWLLEAPEGHRLHLHFEKVSLAEDDDRLIIRNGNNVEAPPVYDSYEVEYLPIEGLLSTGRHFFVELTTDSSGAAAGMALRYEAFEQGHCYEPFVKYGNFTASDPRYPVGTTVEFSCDPGYTLEQGSTIIECVDPSDPQWNETEPACRAVCSGELTDTAGVVLSPNWPEAYGKGQDCIWGLHVEEDKRIMLDVRVLRLGSGDMLTFYDGDDLTARILGQYTGARGRFKLYASTADVTVQFQSDPGAGAFAYRQGFVIHFSEVPRNDTCPELPDIANGWKTSSQPELLHGTVVTFHCYPGFQLIGTDLLMCHWDLTWSGDLPSCERVTTCRDPGDAEHSRRVVSNPKFPVGATVQYVCDKGYVLAGAGTLTCHDRAAGGPKWSDRLPKCIPETYEPCHNPGVPAGGRQNPERRLYPAGATLHFSCTAGRALLGESSLRCLPGHPSRWSGSPPICKAASYDEFYSNRNLDAVAKAVPSGTTLEGTNVAIAVFLPVLVVALLIGGIYLYFSKLQGKPALQLPLAGSHPYDHITVESAFDNPTYETGDTREYEVSI, from the exons ATGGGCCCGCCGCCCGCGCTGCTCCTGCCGCTCCTCGCCGCGCTGCTCCGCGCCCCGGCACACG GCTTCAACGGGCTGGCGAGGAAGACAGGGGAGAGCGCTGAGGTGGAGCCGACGGCGCTGCCCACGCCGGCGGAGCGGGAGGCGGAGGCTCGCTTTGTGAGCACGGCGCCCACGCTCAAGATCCTCAACCATCACCCGCTGCTGGAGGACCTGCTGCACGAAGCCTTCCTGAAGAAGGACTACCTGGCCCAGGCGCCATTCCTGCCTGCTGCCGCCGGCCCCCTCCTCCCTGCCGGTGCCCTCCAGCCGGCCCCCGGCCCCCCAGAACCCGAGCCCTCTCCCCGCacccccgccctgccccggcccGCCTTCCCCACTGACCCGCTGACCACACCAGCGGGGCGCCCCGGGCCATGGGGGGAGGCGTGGGGGGCTGTGCCAGGCGCAGACCCCTCATGGTCGCCCTCTGGGGTGCCAGAATCAAGCACTGCATCCCCCAGCCAGGCACCCACCACGGCCAGCACGTCCCTGGCACCCCGTGCCGTGGCCACCGTGGTGCCTGGGGATGAGGAGgggaccaccaccacctccaccatcaccaccaccactgtCACCACGCTGCAGGGGCCAG CTCCCTGCAACCGGACGCTGGCGGGTCCCGAGGGCTGgctggtgtccccagagccaaCCGGTGTCCCCTATGATGGCAGCCTGGACTGCACCTACACCATCTCTGTTTACCCTGGCTATGGTGTGGAGCTCAAG GTAGAGAACATCAGCCTGGCAGAAGGGGAGACGCTGACGGTGGAGAGCGCGGGAGGCCTGGAGCCCAACCTCCTGGCCAACGAGTCCTTCCTGCTGCGGGGCCAGATCATCCGCAGCCCAGCCAACCTCCTCACCCTCCGCTTCCAGAGCCCCCggcctcccagccctggctcctaCCACTTTCATTACCAAG CCTACCTGCTGAGCTGTCCCTTCCCGGCACGGCCGGCTTTCGGGGAGGTCTCCGTCAGCAGCCTGCACCCTGGTGGGGACGCCCGTTTCCGCTGCTCCACGGGATACCAACTGCAGGGGGCCCGCCGGCTCGTCTGCCGCAACGCCACCCGCCCCTTCTGGAGCGCCCGTGAGCCCCTCTGTCTCG CGGCGTGCGGCGGGGTGGTCCGGAATGCCACGGTGGGACGCATTGTCTCGCCGGGCTTTCCCGGGAACTACAGCAACAACCTGACGTGCCACTGGCTGCTGGAGGCGCCGGAGGGCCACCGCCTGCACCTCCACTTTGAAAAGGTGTCACTGGCAGAGGACGATGACAG GCTCATCATCCGCAACGGCAACAACGTGGAGGCACCGCCGGTGTACGACTCCTACGAGGTGGAGTACCTGCCCATCGAGGGGCTGCTCAGCACCGGGCGCCACTTCTTCGTGGAGCTCACCACCGACAGCAGCGGGGCCGCTGCGGGCATGGCGCTGCGCTATGAGG CCTTTGAGCAGGGGCATTGCTACGAGCCCTTCGTCAAGTATGGGAACTTCACGGCCAGCGATCCCCGGTACCCCGTGGGCACCACGGTGGAGTTCAGCTGTGACCCAGGCTACACGCTGGAGCAAGGCTCCACCATCATCGAGTGTGTGGACCCGAGTGACCCGCAGTGGAATGAGACAGAACCAGCCTGCCGTG CGGTGTGCAGCGGGGAGCTGACGGACACGGCCGGAGTGGTGCTGTCACCCAACTGGCCAGAGGCGTACGGCAAGGGCCAGGACTGCATCTGGGGGCTGCACGTGGAGGAGGACAAGCGCATCATGCTGGATGTCCGCGT gctgcgGCTGGGCTCGGGGGACATGCTGACCTTCTATGATGGGGACGACCTGACGGCGCGCATCCTGGGCCAGTACACGGGCGCCCGTGGCCGCTTCAAGCTCTACGCATCCACTGCTGATGTCACTGTCCAGTTCCAGTCTGACCCTGGTGCCGGTGCCTTTGCCTATCGGCAGGGCTTTGTCATCCACTTCTCCG AGGTTCCCCGGAATGACACCTGCCCCGAGCTGCCGGACATCGCCAATGGCTGGAAGACGTCCTCACAGCCAGAACTTCTCCATGGCACTGTGGTCACCTTCCATTGCTACCCTGGCTTCCAGCTGATAGGCACTGACCTCCTGATGTGTCACTGGGACCTGACGTGGAGTGGTGACCTGCCCTCCTGCGAGCGGG TGACAACCTGCCGGGACCCTGGGGATGCTGAGCACAGCCGCAGGGTGGTCTCCAACCCTAAATTCCCGGTGGGAGCCACCGTGCAGTACGTCTGTGACAAGGGCTATGTCCTGGCGGGCGCTGGGACCCTCACCTGCCATGACCGTGCTGCGGGGGGACCCAAGTGGAGTGACCGCCTCCCCAAGTGCATCC CGGAGACCTACGAGCCCTGCCACAACCCCGGCGTgccggcgggcgggcggcagAACCCGGAGCGGCGGCTGTACCCGGCGGGAGCCACCCTACACTTCTCCTGCACCGCCGGCCGGGCGCTGCTGGGCGAGAGCAGCCTGCGCTGCCTGCCCGGACACCCCTCACGCTGGAGCGGCTCCCCTCCCATCTGCAAGGCGG CCTCCTACGATGAGTTTTACAGTAACCGCAACCTGGATG CTGTGGCCAAGGCCGTGCCCTCGGGGACAACGCTGGAGGGCACCAACGTTGCCATCGCTGTCTTCCTGCCCGTGCTGGTGGTGGCCCTGCTCATCGGGGGCATTTATCTCTACTTCTCCAA GCTCCAGGGgaagccagccctgcagctgccccttgCTGGCTCCCACCCCTATGACCATATCACCGTGGAGTCGGCTTTTGACAATCCCACCTACGAGACAGGA gaCACGAGGGAATATGAGGTGTCCATCTAG